One genomic window of Roseateles sp. DAIF2 includes the following:
- a CDS encoding IS3 family transposase (programmed frameshift), translated as MKKRYTEEQIIGFLREADAGLPVKELCRKHGFSEPSYYAWKAKFGGMNVSDAQRLKTLEAENTKLKKLLANSMLEIDAMREVPQGKVMAVAARREVVRQLQDRGLSERRALGLVGMSASTLRYRPRDDGNGRLRERLTELAGQHRRHGYRMLHSRLQLEGWTINVKRTYRVYREEGLMVRKRRRKKLPVPERQLLVRPMQPDEVWSMDFVFDELANGRRIKTLTVVDDCSKEAVRIAVDTSIPALYVTRVLDQVKAERGLPKVIRTDNGPEFAGRTMQCWAARNGVELRFIQPGKPVQNAYIESFNSRFRDECLSQHWFASLSHMRSVIDNWREDYNHHRPHSTLGYVPPAVFAARCRQHAGGTAPNPASPTTMQTPGL; from the exons ATGAAGAAGCGATACACCGAGGAACAGATCATTGGCTTCCTGCGTGAGGCCGATGCCGGGCTGCCGGTCAAGGAGTTGTGCAGGAAGCATGGCTTCAGCGAGCCAAGCTACTACGCCTGGAAGGCCAAGTTCGGCGGCATGAACGTGTCGGACGCACAGAGGCTGAAGACGCTGGAGGCCGAGAACACGAAGCTCAAGAAGCTGCTGGCCAACTCGATGCTTGAGATCGACGCGATGCGCGAGGTTC CTCAAGGGAAAGTGATGGCCGTGGCGGCGCGGCGCGAGGTCGTGCGGCAGTTGCAGGACAGGGGCTTGAGCGAACGCCGAGCCCTCGGGCTGGTGGGCATGAGCGCCAGCACCCTGCGCTACCGCCCTCGCGACGACGGCAACGGCCGGCTGCGTGAGCGATTGACGGAGCTCGCCGGCCAGCACCGCCGTCACGGCTACCGGATGCTGCACAGCCGGCTGCAGCTCGAAGGTTGGACGATCAACGTCAAGCGGACGTACCGGGTCTACCGCGAGGAAGGGCTGATGGTGCGCAAGCGCCGGCGCAAGAAGCTGCCGGTGCCTGAGCGGCAGCTGTTGGTGCGCCCGATGCAACCCGATGAGGTGTGGAGCATGGACTTCGTGTTCGACGAGCTGGCAAACGGCAGACGAATCAAGACGCTGACGGTCGTGGACGACTGCAGCAAGGAGGCGGTGCGGATCGCTGTGGATACGTCGATCCCAGCGCTGTACGTCACGCGGGTGCTCGACCAGGTCAAGGCCGAGCGGGGCTTGCCCAAGGTGATCCGCACAGACAACGGCCCGGAGTTCGCCGGCCGGACGATGCAGTGCTGGGCCGCCCGCAACGGCGTTGAACTGCGCTTCATCCAGCCAGGCAAGCCGGTGCAGAACGCCTACATCGAAAGCTTCAACAGCCGCTTCCGCGACGAGTGCCTGTCGCAGCACTGGTTCGCCAGCCTGAGCCACATGCGCAGCGTCATCGACAACTGGCGCGAGGACTACAACCACCACCGGCCGCACAGCACCCTTGGCTACGTGCCGCCGGCCGTGTTCGCCGCACGGTGCCGCCAGCATGCGGGCGGCACCGCGCCAAACCCCGCATCACCAACTACGATGCAAACCCCAGGGCTCTAG
- a CDS encoding IS1182 family transposase encodes MFLPVVLSEQLVPGSFAFALNLLVDEELDLSALDARFRNEEVGASAYDPRVLLKIVLLGYSRGLVSSRQLERACEHDIQFIAISGDSHPSHAQLAKFVSGLGPQIKALFHQVLLTCDAQGLIGRELFAIDGVKLPANASKERSGTHAELLHRARRLEKAAEKIVSLHQAQDSRTGTPGDEALQARRQQRVDALRREAQRTREFLRTTTPRRNRKGQELKTNITDPDSAKMATSKGVIQGYAAQAAVDARHQVIIAADITGSGSEQAMLLPMVEQARPFADAQTLVTADAGYHSDVNVQALHAQGRPALIADTQMRQRDERFKDHAQHKAQPDPLYDKQATGQGKPSIKHFGPSDFRFDPKARTAICPAGQTLRSSGAIYQVGKGQRREDFKARPEDCQGCALRTQCLRHPERTAARKVSLFHARELDPNDPSQRMRRAIDSPQGRALYSRRIATVEPVFANLRHNKRLSRFTLRGTGKVGAQWQLFCLVHNIEKLAHSGWRR; translated from the coding sequence ATGTTCCTGCCGGTGGTGCTGTCGGAGCAGCTGGTGCCGGGCAGCTTTGCCTTTGCGCTGAACCTGCTGGTGGATGAGGAGCTGGACCTCTCGGCGCTGGACGCGCGCTTTCGCAACGAAGAGGTGGGCGCCAGCGCCTACGACCCGCGCGTGCTGCTCAAGATCGTGCTGCTGGGCTACAGCCGCGGCCTGGTGTCGAGCCGGCAACTGGAGCGGGCCTGCGAGCATGACATCCAGTTCATCGCGATCAGCGGGGACAGCCACCCCAGCCATGCGCAACTGGCCAAATTCGTCAGCGGCCTGGGGCCGCAGATCAAGGCGCTGTTCCATCAGGTGCTGCTGACCTGCGATGCGCAGGGCTTGATCGGTCGAGAGCTGTTCGCCATCGACGGCGTGAAGCTGCCGGCCAACGCCAGCAAGGAGCGCAGCGGCACGCATGCGGAATTGCTCCACCGGGCGCGCCGGCTGGAGAAGGCGGCCGAGAAGATCGTGAGCCTGCACCAGGCGCAGGACAGCCGCACCGGGACGCCCGGCGATGAAGCACTGCAGGCGCGCCGCCAGCAGCGTGTGGACGCCCTGCGCCGCGAGGCCCAGCGCACGCGAGAGTTCCTGCGCACCACGACGCCGCGGCGTAACCGCAAGGGCCAGGAGCTCAAGACCAACATCACCGATCCTGACAGCGCCAAGATGGCCACCAGCAAGGGCGTGATCCAGGGCTATGCGGCCCAGGCCGCGGTGGACGCGCGGCACCAGGTCATCATCGCGGCGGACATCACTGGCTCCGGCTCGGAGCAGGCCATGCTGCTGCCCATGGTGGAGCAGGCACGGCCCTTCGCTGACGCGCAGACACTCGTCACGGCAGACGCTGGCTACCACAGCGATGTCAACGTGCAGGCCCTGCACGCGCAAGGCAGGCCCGCGCTGATTGCCGACACGCAGATGCGCCAGCGCGATGAACGCTTCAAGGACCACGCTCAGCACAAAGCCCAGCCCGACCCGCTCTACGACAAGCAGGCCACCGGGCAGGGCAAACCATCGATCAAGCACTTCGGGCCGAGCGACTTCCGATTTGATCCAAAGGCCAGGACGGCGATCTGCCCGGCCGGCCAGACGCTGCGCAGCAGCGGGGCGATCTACCAGGTGGGCAAGGGCCAGCGGCGCGAAGACTTCAAGGCCAGGCCCGAGGATTGCCAAGGCTGCGCGCTGCGCACCCAGTGCCTGCGCCACCCCGAACGCACAGCTGCACGCAAGGTCTCGCTGTTCCACGCCAGAGAGCTCGACCCGAACGATCCGAGTCAGCGCATGCGCCGGGCCATCGACAGCCCGCAGGGGCGAGCGTTGTACAGCCGGCGCATCGCCACGGTGGAGCCGGTGTTCGCCAACCTGCGGCACAACAAGCGGCTGAGCCGCTTCACGCTGCGCGGCACGGGCAAGGTGGGGGCACAGTGGCAGTTGTTCTGCCTGGTGCACAACATCGAGAAGTTGGCGCACAGCGGCTGGAGGCGGTGA